A genomic region of Oryza glaberrima chromosome 1, OglaRS2, whole genome shotgun sequence contains the following coding sequences:
- the LOC127764394 gene encoding NAC domain-containing protein 35-like, translating to MHMRRGRAAGGEGEAAAVVVMSRYDNNGHAAAAVAAAVAGGGGGGGGNKAAGEVDGHEDDLVMPGFRFHPTEEELIEFYLRRKVEGKRFNVELITFLDLYRYDPWELPAMAAIGEKEWFFYVPRDRKYRNGDRPNRVTASGYWKATGADRMIRAENNRPIGLKKTLVFYSGKAPKGVRSSWIMNEYRLPPADTDRYHKTEISLCRVYKRTGIDDGHGHVSTARSSAHSRGGGAAPVQDNKQGSSSTSTPTPPPTPSKLHLLSSECTSPPAIVTDHAAMAAHKAPSPRHHQQQQQQLHAAKPCGGYLQNSSMASAAGGDQQQQFQQDFAAALYQQYSKNTSGAFASTYSLLNLVNAASMGSSAAAIDELSSLVGHGTPSYINPAAGSHNYSQFLHLPTTPSSHQPTPAPLGTTTAAAAATLPMSLAAFSDRIWDWNNPIPEAGGRDYSTSTGFK from the exons ATGCATATGCGGAGGGGGAGAGCGGCGGGAGGCGAAGGAGAGGCAgctgcggtggtggtgatgagcagGTACGACAACAACGGgcatgcggcagcggcggtggcggctgcggtggcgggaggaggaggaggaggaggagggaataaGGCGGCGGGGGAGGTAGATGGGCATGAGGATGACCTGGTGATGCCCGGGTTCAGGTTCCACccgacggaggaggagctgaTCGAGTTCTACCTCCGGCGGAAGGTGGAGGGCAAGCGCTTCAACGTCgagctcatcaccttcctcgacCTCTACCGCTACGACCCCTGGGAGCTCCCCG CAATGGCGGCGATAGGGGAGAAGGAGTGGTTCTTCTACGTGCCTCGGGACAGGAAGTACAGGAACGGGGACCGGCCGAACCGGGTGACGGCGTCGGGGTACTGGAAGGCGACGGGGGCCGACCGGATGATCCGAGCCGAGAACAACCGCCCCATCGGGCTCAAGAAGACGCTCGTCTTCTACTCCGGCAAGGCCCCCAAGGGCGTCCGCAGCAGCTGGATCATGAACGAGTATCGCCTTCCCCCCGCCGACACCGACCGCTACCACAAG ACTGAAATCTCACTATGCCGCGTGTACAAGCGCACCGGCATCGACGACGGCCATGGCCACGTCTCCACGGCGCGGTCGTCGGCGcactcccgcggcggcggcgcggcaccggTACAGGACAACAAGCAAGGCTCCTCGTCGACgtccacgccgacgccgcctccaaCTCCGTCCAAGCTCCACCTCCTCAGCAGCGAGTGCACGTCGCCGCCCGCCATCGTCACGGAccacgccgccatggcggcgcacAAGGCACCGTCGCCGCGGcaccatcagcagcagcagcagcagctccacgCCGCCAAGCCTTGCGGCGGCTACCTGCAGAATTCCTCGATGGCttccgctgccggcggcgatcaGCAGCAGCAATTTCAGCAAGACTTCGCGGCGGCATTGTACCAGCAGTACTCCAAGAACACGAGCGGTGCCTTCGCCTCCACGTACTCGCTGCTCAACCTCGTCAACGCGGCATCCATGGGCAGCTCCGCCGCTGCCATTGATGAGCTGAGCTCGCTGGTGGGCCACGGCACGCCGTCCTACATTAACCCCGCGGCCGGCAGCCACAACTATAGTCAATTCCTTCACCTGCCTacgacgccgtcgtcgcatcaaccaacgccggcgccgctcgggacgacgacggcggcggcggcggcgacgctgccgATGTcgctcgccgccttctccgacAGGATCTGGGACTGGAATAATCCGATCCCCGAGGCCGGAGGTAGGGATTACAGCACCAGTACTGGATTCAAGTGA
- the LOC127759855 gene encoding protein AUXIN-REGULATED GENE INVOLVED IN ORGAN SIZE-like: protein MSFAIRSSEPELWFLIPSEEAAVAVAAHRLVVMDQRRSGSAHRPKRTHMAAAEDEHRRPGTSSRRRVAPTPTTQTQTQTAPGYFTVELVMAFVCVTASLVLLPLVLPPLPPPPSLLLVVPVCLLAVLVAMAFVPLDAQSNVVGSSCL from the coding sequence ATGAGCTTTGCAATCCGCAGCTCTGAGCCTGAATTGTGGTTCTTGATCCCGTCGGAAGAGGCAGCAGTAGCAGTCGCAGCACATCGGCTGGTGGTGATGGATCAGAGGAGAAGCGGATCAGCTCATCGTCCTAAGCGGACAcatatggcggcggcggaggacgagcaCCGGCGGCCGGGgacgtcgagccgccgccgggtggcgccgacgccgacgacgcagACGCAGACGCAGACGGCGCCCGGCTACTTCACCGTCGAGCTGGTGATGGCGTTCGTCTGCGTGACCGCGTCGCTCGTGCTGCTGCCGCTCGTcctgccgccgttgccgccgccgccgtcgctgctgctggtggtgccGGTGTGCCTGCTCGCCGTCCTGGTGGCCATGGCGTTCGTCCCGCTCGACGCGCAGAGCAACGTCGTCGGCTCGTCTTGCTTGTAG
- the LOC127773449 gene encoding probable phosphoribosylformylglycinamidine synthase, chloroplastic/mitochondrial, producing the protein MISPGEMSVSNPLRFQGFPCNVGKRNVFIAARSSGLGRSRIAQQCFQQHHICYPGVRRASVPNVRMLPAPGALVSRGVDSSLVPKTGNASEAGVIQLYRIPYLQESETIELLRQVQAKVSSNIVGIKTEQCFNIQLDNALTPEKLATLQWLLAETYEPDKLQAQSFLEEEISRSPYSVIVEVGPRMTFSTAFSTNAVSICKSLSLMEVTRLERSRRYLLCLDPGNGPLDESQLNDFAALVHDRMTECVYPNKLTSFHSDVIPEPVRIVPVIERGREALEEINVKMGLAFDEQDIKYYTHLFRDDIKRNPTTVELFDIAQSNSEHSRHWFFNGKLVIDGETMPKTLFQLVKSPLKANPDNNSVIGFKDNSSAIKGYPANQLRPTIPGSTSPLSVMMRELDILFTAETHNFPCAVAPYPGAETGAGGRIRDTHATGKGSFVVASTAGYCVGNLRMEGSYAPWEDPSFSYPSNLASPLQILVDASDGASDYGNKFGEPLILGFTRNFGMRLLNGERREWLKPIMFSGAIGQIDHAHISKGDPEIGMLVVKIGGPAYRIGMGGGAASSMVSGQNDAELDFNAVQRGDAEMAQKLYRVVRACSEMGESNPIISIHDQGAGGNCNVVKEIIYPKGAEIDIRSIVVGDHTLSVLEIWGAEYQEQDALLVKPESRSLLESLCERERVSMAVIGTIDGCGKIVLIDSAAMEHAKINGLPPPTPVEDLELEKVLGDMPQKTFEFKRVSLVSEPLDIAPGVTIMDALKRVLSLPSICSKRFLTTKVDRCVTGLVAQQQTVGPLQLPLADVAVIAQTYTDLTGGACAIGEQPAKGLLNPKAMARLAVGEALTNLVWAKVSSLSDVKASGNWMYAAKLDGEGADMYDAAVALADCMIQLGIAIDGGKDSLSMAAQCDGEVVKAPGNLVISAYVTCPDITLTVTPDLKLGNDGVLLHIDLGKGKRRLGGSALAQAFDQIGNDCPDIDDVPYLKKAFEAVQELLSQRLISAGHDISDGGLIVSVLEMAFAGNCGVKLNIDSEDSGLLQALFAEELGLLLEVHLKDLSVVKQKLEAGGISANVIGQVTASPDIELVVDGRLHLKEKTSDLRDIWEETSFQLEGLQRLKSCVRLEKEGLKHRTSPSWSLSFTPKFTDEKLLTASSKPKVAIIREEGSNGDREMAAAFYAAGFEPWDITMSDLLAGKSSLEEYRGIAFVGGFSYADVLDSAKGWAASIRFNQPLIQQFQNFYNRPDTFSLGVCNGCQLMALLGWVPGSDVGSSLGSGGDMSQPRFIHNESGRFECRFTSVSIGTSPAIMFKGMEGSTLGIWSAHGEGRAFFPDENVLASVVNNNLAPVRYCDDANNITEVYPFNPNGSPLGIAALCSPDGRHLAMMPHPERCFMMWQYPWYPKEWQLEKCGPSPWLRMFQNAREWCS; encoded by the exons ATGATATCTCCGGGTGAAATGTCAGTAAGCAATCCATTACGCTTCCAAGGCTTTCCTTGTAATGTG GGAAAAAGAAATGTTTTCATTGCTGCAAGGAGTTCTGGACTGGGAAGGTCGCGAATTGCTCAACAGTGCTTTCAGCAACATCATATTTGTTATCCAGGTGTTCGAAGAGCTTCAGTTCCTAATGTCCGAATGCTGCCAGCTCCTGGTGCTTTGGTTTCCAGGGGGGTTGACAGTTCATTGGTTCCCAAAACTGGTAATGCATCAGAAGCTGGAGTTATTCAGTTATATCGTATACCATATCTTCAAGAGAGTGAAACAATTGAGCTACTCAGGCAAGTGCAAGCAAAGGTTTCTTCTAATATTGTGGGTATAAAGACTGAACAATGCTTCAACATTCAATTGGACAATGCATTAACTCCAGAGAAGCTTGCAACACTTCAGTGGCTCTTAGCAGAAACCTATGAACCTGATAAGTTACAAGCACAAAGCTTTTTGGAGGAGGAAATCTCTAGGAGCCCTTATAGTGTCATTGTTGAGGTTGGTCCCCGGATGACTTTTTCAACAGCGTTCTCGACCAATGCTGTCTCGATATGTAAATCTCTCTCGTTGATGGAAGTAACTCGCTTGGAGAGATCAAGGAGATACCTTTTGTGCCTGGATCCTGGCAATGGTCCACTTGATGAAAGCCAGCTTAATGACTTTGCTGCTTTGGTTCATGATAGAATGACAGAGTGTGTTTATCCTAACAAGCTCACATCATTTCATTCAGATGTAATTCCTGAACCTGTCCGTATTGTTCCAGTCATTGAAAGGGGAAGGGAAGCTTTGGAAGAAATAAATGTGAAGATGGGACTTGCTTTTGATGAACAAGATATCAAGTACTATACCCACCTCTTCAGAGATGACATCAAAAGGAATCCAACCACTGTTGAACTTTTTGATATCGCACAATCCAATAGTGAACACAGCAGGCATTGGTTTTTCAATGGAAAGCTTGTGATAGATGGAGAAACCATGCCGAAAACCTTGTTTCAGTTAGTGAAGAGTCCCCTGAAGGCCAACCCCGATAATAACTCTGTCATCGGATTCAAGGACAACTCAAGTGCAATAAAGGGATACCCAGCAAATCAGCTGCGCCCAACAATTCCAGGCTCCACTTCACCATTATCTGTTATGATGCGTGAGCTTGATATTTTATTCACAGCAGAAACCCATAATTTTCCATGTGCTGTGGCACCTTACCCAGGAGCTGAGACAGGTGCAGGTGGTCGCATAAGAGACACACATGCCACCGGAAAGGGTTCTTTTGTTGTTGCTTCTACTGCTGGCTATTGTGTTGGTAATCTCCGAATGGAAGGTTCATATGCACCCTGGGAGGATCCATCCTTTTCATATCCGTCGAATTTGGCCTCCCCTTTGCAAATTCTGGTTGATGCTAGCGATGGTGCTTCTGACTATGGGAATAAGTTTGGTGAACCTCTAATTCTGGGCTTTACTAGAAATTTTGGGATGAGGCTGCTTAATGGGGAACGGCGTGAGTGGCTGAAGCCAATAATGTTTAGTGGGGCAATCGGGCAAATCGATCATGCACACATATCTAAGGGGGATCCAGAGATTGGGATGCTAGTTGTGAAGATTGGTGGCCCAGCATACAGAATTGgtatgggtggtggtgctgcctCAAGCATGGTTAGTGGACAGAATGATGCAGAGCTCGATTTCAATGCAGTGCAGCGTGGAGATGCTGAAATGGCACAAAAACTATATCGTGTGGTCAGGGCATGTTCAGAAATGGGAGAGAGCAACCCCATTATCAGCATTCATGACCAGGGTGCTGGAGGAAATTGCAATGTAGTGAAGGAAATTATCTATCCTAAGGGTGCTGAAATTGATATACGATCAATTGTTGTCGGTGATCATACATTGTCTGTCTTGGAGATATGGGGTGCTGAGTACCAGGAACAAGATGCACTTCTGGTGAAGCCTGAGAGCAGAAGCCTGTTGGAGTCACTTTGTGAAAGGGAAAGGGTTTCAATGGCTGTCATTGGTACAATTGATGGATGTGGAAAGATTGTTTTGATTGACAGTGCTGCTATGGAGCATGCCAAGATAAATGGCCTTCCTCCTCCAACCCCTGTTGAGGATCTTGAACTTGAAAAGGTTCTAGGAGATATGCCCCAAAAGACCTTTGAATTCAAGCGAGTGTCTCTAGTCAGCGAGCCCTTAGACATTGCCCCTGGAGTAACAATCATGGATGCTCTGAAGCGAGTATTgagtcttccgtccatatgttCTAAGCGTTTCTTAACCACAAAAGTTGACAGGTGTGTGACAGGTCTTGTTGCACAACAGCAGACAGTTGGACCTCTCCAACTTCCTCTCGCAGATGTGGCTGTGATTGCACAGACATATACTGACTTGACAGGTGGTGCCTGTGCCATTGGAGAACAACCAGCAAAAGGTTTACTTAATCCCAAGGCCATGGCAAGACTTGCTGTTGGGGAGGCCTTGACTAATCTGGTCTGGGCTAAAGTTTCATCACTTTCTGATGTCAAAGCAAGTGGTAACTGGATGTATGCTGCAAAGCTTGATGGAGAAGGTGCAGATATGTATGATGCTGCTGTTGCATTGGCTGACTGCATGATTCAACTTGGTATTGCAATCGATGGGGGAAAGGACAGTCTTTCCATGGCAGCTCAATGTGATGGTGAGGTTGTCAAGGCTCCTGGAAATCTGGTCATCAGTGCTTATGTGACATGTCCTGATATAACATTGACAGTAACTCCTGATTTGAAGCTTGGCAATGATGGAGTTTTGCTGCACATTGACCTGGGCAAAGGAAAGCGCAGGCTTGGTGGTTCTGCTCTTGCACAGGCTTTTGATCAAATTGGAAATGACTGCCCAGACATTGATGATGTTCCCTACTTAAAGAAAGCTTTTGAGGCCGTTCAGGAATTGCTTAGTCAGCGCCTTATCTCAGCTGGCCATGACATTAGTGATGGGGGTCTTATTGTGAGTGTTCTTGAGATGGCATTTGCTGGTAATTGCGGTGTTAAGCTGAACATTGACTCAGAAGATTCGGGCCTTCTTCAAGCACTCTTTGCCGAGGAGCTTGGCCTTCTTCTTGAAGTGCACTTGAAAGATCTCAGTGTTGTGAAGCAAAAGCTTGAAGCAGGAGGCATTTCCGCTAATGTAATTGGACAAGTTACAGCATCACCAGATATTGAGCTAGTTGTTGATGGCAGGCTGCATCTCAAGGAAAAAACTTCAGATCTCAGGGATATCTGGGAGGAAACAAGCTTCCAGCTTGAGGGGCTACAACGCCTGAAATCTTGTGTCAGACTTGAGAAAGAAGGACTAAAGCACAGAACATCACCATCGTGGTCTTTGTCTTTCACTCCCAAATTTACAGATGAAAAACTGCTGACTGCATCCTCAAAGCCAAAAGTTGCCATCATTCGTGAAGAAGGGAGCAATGGTGATAGGGAGATGGCTGCTGCATTCTATGCTGCTGGATTTGAACCATGGGATATCACAATGTCAGACCTCTTAGCTGGGAAGTCTTCTCTAGAGGAGTACCGTGGGATTGCATTTGTCGGTGGTTTTAGCTATGCAGATGTTCTTGATTCAGCTAAAGGGTGGGCTGCATCAATCAGGTTTAATCAGCCCCTCATACAGCAGTTCCAGAATTTCTATAATAGGCCAGATACTTTCAGCCTTGGAGTGTGCAATGGTTGTCAGCTAATGGCTCTTCTTGGCTGGGTACCAGGATCAGATGTCGGAAGTTCTCTTGGTTCAGGTGGGGACATGTCCCAGCCAAGATTTATTCACAATGAATCTGGTCGTTTTGAGTGTCGGTTTACAAGTGTCTCTATAGGGACCTCTCCTGCTATCATGTTCAAAGGAATGGAAGGTTCTACACTGGGCATTTGGAGTGCTCATGGTGAGGGGAGAGCTTTCTTCCCAGATGAAAATGTTCTAGCTAGTGTTGTGAACAATAACCTTGCTCCTGTGCGGTACTGTGACGATGCTAATAACATTACCGAAGTCTACCCGTTCAATCCCAATGGCTCTCCCCTTGGCATTGCAGCCCTTTGCTCCCCTGATGGAAGACATCTTGCTATGATGCCACACCCAGAGCGTTGCTTCATGATGTGGCAATATCCATGGTATCCCAAGGAATGGCAGCTTGAGAAGTGTGGTCCCAGTCCCTGGCTGCGCATGTTCCAGAATGCCAGAGAATGGTGTTCGTAG
- the LOC127777796 gene encoding MLO-like protein 1, translated as MARAEAAAALEFTPTWIVAAVCSLIVLISLAAERCLHYLGKTLKRKNQKALFEALLKVKEELMLLGFISLLLTVSQGILQKTCVPPKWTNYLLPCRKMEDQSKQRGPSEAHFVAAGVLGHLGRRLLADGGTGADHCQNKGKVPLLSLEALHQLHIFIFVLAITHVIFSALTMLLGGAKIHQWKHWENDIQKDVAQNAPKKVTHVHQFEFIRERFKGIGKDSIILSWLHSFVKQFYGSVTKSDYITMRLGFIQTHCRANPKFDFHRYMVRALEADFKKVVGISWYLWIFVMIFLLLNVNGWHTYFWISFVPLLLLLAVGTKLEHVITQLAHEVAEKHSAIEGDLVVNPSDEHFWFGRPKVILYLIHFILFQNAFEIAFFFWILTTYGFNSCIMDHVPFILTRLIIGAIVQILCSYSTLPIYAIVTQMGSFFKKEIFDEHVQQGLVGWAQKAKKRKGLKESNGAMAGAGSTNFSSQPSSMLQMVRRAAASEEGSSNGGDMRTDQ; from the exons AtggcgagggcggaggcggcggcggcgctggagttCACGCCGACGTGGATCGTCGCGGCGGTCTGCTCCCTCATCGTGCtcatctccctcgccgccgagaGGTGCCTCCATTACCTCGGCAAG ACGCTCAAGAGGAAGAACCAGAAAGCGCTATTCGAGGCTCTCCTCAAGGTGAAAGAAG AGCTGATGCTTCTGGGGTTCATCTCCCTGCTGCTGACGGTGTCCCAAGGGATTCTTCAGAAGACATGCGTTCCTCCCAAGTGGACCAACTACTTGCTTCCATGTCGAAAGATGGAGGACCAGTCCAAACAACGCGGCCCGTCAGAAGCTCATTTCGTTGCTGCCGGAGTTCTTGGCCACCTCGGTCGGCGGCTGCTTGCCGATGGTGGAACAGGGGCCGACCATTGCCAGAACAAG GGAAAGGTTCCTTTGCTGTCACTTGAAGCACTCCATCAGTTgcatattttcatttttgttctgGCCATCACACATGTGATTTTCAGTGCTCTGACTATGCTTCTTGGAGGAGCGAAG ATTCATCAATGGAAACACTGGGAAAATGACATCCAGAAAGATGTTGCTCAAAATG CGCCCAAGAAGGTGACCCATGTGCATCAATTTGAATTTATCAGGGAACGCTTCAAGGGTATTGGCAAAGATTCCATAATACTGAGCTGGCTG CATTCTTTTGTTAAGCAGTTCTATGGGTCAGTTACTAAATCAGACTACATAACAATGCGACTTGGATTTATCCAG ACACATTGCCGTGCGAACCCAAAGTTCGATTTCCACAGATACATGGTACGAGCTTTGGAAGCAGATTTTAAGAAAGTGGTTGGTATAAG CTGGTACTTGTGGATATTTGTTATGATATTCCTGCTGCTGAATGTTAATG GTTGGCACACATACTTTTGGATCTCCTTCGTTCCCCTTCTA CTTTTGCTGGCCGTTGGCACCAAGCTAGAACATGTCATAACCCAACTAGCCCATGAGGTTGCCGAGAAGCACTCTGCAATTGAGGGCGACTTGGTTGTGAATCCATCAGACGAGCACTTTTGGTTTGGACGGCCGAAGGTGATCCTATACCTGATCCATTTTATCCTCTTCCAAAACGCGTTCGAGATCGCGTTCTTCTTCTGGATTCTG ACCACCTACGGTTTCAACTCCTGCATCATGGACCACGTCCCTTTTATCCTGACAAGGCTTATCATCGG GGCCATCGTTCAAATCCTCTGCAGCTACAGTACCTTACCTATATATGCAATTGTCACACAG ATGGGCTCCTTTTTCAAGAAGGAGATCTTCGACGAGCATGTGCAGCAGGGCCTTGTTGGTTGGGCGCAGAAGGCCAAGAAGAGGAAAGGGTTAAAGGAGAGCAACGGTGCCATGGCTGGAGCTGGATCAACAAATTTTTCATCACAGCCATCTTCCATGCTACAAATGGTGAGGCGAGCCGCCGCTAGCGAGGAAGGCAGCAGCAATGGCGGTGACATGCGCACTGATCAGTAG
- the LOC127777805 gene encoding uncharacterized protein LOC127777805: MKLDVNALRYLSKDDFRVLTAVEMGMRNHEIVPAELVDRIAGLKHGGTYKVLRNLLKNKLVHHDATKYDGYRLTYLGYDFLAIKTLVNRGVFASVGRQIGVGKESDIFEVATEDGTVLAMKLHRLGRTSFRAVKSKRDYLAHRRSFNWLYLSRLAALKEFAFMKALGDHGFPVPTAVDCNRHCVIMSLVQGYPLVQVKELQNPDDVFDTILGLVVRLAEHGLIHCDFNEFNIMIDDDEKVTMIDFPQMVSVKHRNAQMFFDRDIECIYKFFRKRFHLSSEKCEEQDGSDIDDDENSRPSFLSVQKAAGSLDKELAASGFTRKEQVEMDKYIDQNAEEESSDDDSTSEQDNEDGDDVAVKIGSLKIAEQDSAEVPDCTLASKDSNEPETFAKENETSTSCSGENNSINPSPSSNGDAKEPTESQDNDDSDDDSSDDPDGEDDDALAKQLNKQRKRAIAAAHGRRRPISSRNAYKYKGKGTMNSKIERQACKW; this comes from the exons atgaAGCTTGACGTGAACGCGCTCCGCTACCTCTCCAAGGATGACTTCCGCGTCCTCACCGCCGTCGAGATGGGCATGCGTAAC CACGAGATCGTTCCTGCCGAGCTCGTCGACCGCATCGCCGGATTGAA GCACGGAGGCACATATAAAGTGCTGCGGAATTTGTTGAAGAACAAATTGGTGCATCATGATGCTACTAAAT ATGATGGTTATCGGCTCACATATCTTGGGTATGATTTCCTCGCCATCAAAACTTTGGTTAATCGTGGAGTATTTGCTTCAGTTGGTCGGCAAATTGGAGTTGGAAAGGAGTCAG ACATCTTTGAGGTTGCCACAGAGGATGGTACTGTTTTGGCCATGAAGCTTCATAGGTTGGGTAGGACATCTTTTAGGGCTGTGAAATCCAAGCGTGACTATTTGGCACACCGGAGGAGCTTTAATTGGTTATACCTGTCACGACTAGCGGCCCTAAAGGAATTTGCTTTTATGAAG GCTTTAGGAGACCATGGATTTCCAGTTCCCACTGCTGTTGACTGCAACCGGCATTGTGTGATCATGTCACTTGTGCAGGGATATCCACT CGTTCAAGTAAAAGAGTTACAAAATCCAGACGATGTTTTTGACACAATTCTTGGCCTTGTTGTTCGTTTGGCGGAGCATGGGCTGATACATTGTGATTTTAACGAGTTCAATATCATG attgatgatgatgagaaagTTACAATGATTGACTTCCCGCAGATGGTATCTGTTAAACATCGGAATGCCCAGAT GTTTTTTGATCGAGATATTGAATGCATCTACAAATTCTTTAGGAAGAG GTTTCATCTTTCCTCAGAGAAATGTGAAGAACAGGATGGGTCAgacattgatgatgatgagaataGCAGGCCATCCTTTCTGTCTGTACAAAAGGCTGCTGGTTCATTGGACAAGGAGCTAGCTGCCAGTGGTTTCACCCGAAAAGAGCAAGTTGAGATGGACAAG TACATTGACCAAAATGCTGAAGAAGAGAGCTCAGATGATGATTCAACATCAGAACAAGATAATGAGGATGGTGATGATGTGGCTGTTAAAATCGGTTCCTTAAAAATAGCAGAGCAG GATTCTGCTGAGGTGCCTGATTGCACTCTTGCTTCAAAAGATTCAAATGAACCTGAAACTTTTGCCAAAGAG AACGAAACGAGCACAAGTTGCAGTGGTGAGAACAACTCAATAAATCCATCCCCTTCTAGCAATGGGGACGCTAAGGAGCCAACTGAATCACAAGACAACGATGATAGTGACGATGACTCATCAGATGATCCTGATGGCGAGGATGATGATGCTTTGGCAAAGCAACTGAACAAGCAAAGGAAGAGGGCAATTGCTGCCGCGCATGGGCGGAGAAGGCCTATCTCCTCAAGGAATGCATACAAGTACAAGGGAAAGGGCACCATGAATTCCAAAATCGAGAGGCAGGCATGCAAATGGTGA
- the LOC127759921 gene encoding uncharacterized protein LOC127759921, whose protein sequence is MEGLIPFIYKAIKERRSRTYSLCSSDMSAARRFGRVGEEEEDVVAWEEQKQWAVDGGKFAGGEREMTAHRRHRSLEELAGEVGASPQWRQQGGLARGRSARIFSCISGM, encoded by the coding sequence ATGGAGGGGCTCATCCCGTTCATCTACAAGGCGAtcaaggagaggaggagcaggacGTACTCCCTGTGCAGCTCCGACATGTCGGCGGCGCGAAGGTTcgggagggtgggggaggaggaggaggacgtcgTCGCCTGGGAGGAGCAGAAGCAGtgggcggtggacggcggcaagttcgccggcggggagagggagatgacGGCGCACCGCCGGCACCGATCGCTGGAGGAGCTTGCCGGCGAGGTGGGTGCCTCGCCGCAGTGGCGGCAGCAGGGCGGGCTGGCCAGGGGCAGGAGCGCCAGGATCTTCTCCTGCATCAGCGGCATGTGA